Proteins encoded within one genomic window of Nitrospirota bacterium:
- a CDS encoding alkylphosphonate utilization protein, translated as MSSLPKCPKCSSEYTYEDGTLYVCPECAHEWPQDPIAESADDKLVVHDAYGNVLQDGDAVTVIKDLKVKGSSSVVKVGTKVKSIRLVEGDHDIDCKIDGIGAMKLKSEFVKKA; from the coding sequence ATGAGCAGTTTACCGAAATGTCCTAAATGCAGTTCAGAATACACTTACGAAGACGGAACTTTGTATGTCTGTCCGGAATGCGCACATGAATGGCCGCAAGATCCTATCGCAGAGAGCGCTGATGATAAACTTGTTGTTCATGATGCCTATGGAAATGTACTTCAAGACGGTGACGCCGTTACAGTGATCAAAGATCTGAAAGTAAAGGGGTCTTCATCGGTGGTCAAGGTCGGCACCAAAGTAAAAAGCATCCGCCTCGTCGAAGGCGACCATGATATCGACTGCAAGATCGACGGCATTGGAGCGATGAAGCTGAAATCAGAATTTGTAAAGAAGGCATAA
- a CDS encoding LemA family protein translates to MGTASIILLIIVSVVVLLVIYCIGLYNNLIKLRNIFKNAFAQIDVQLKRRYDLIPNLVETAKGYLKHERETLEAVIAARNQAASASQKASADPADPNAIAGLMGAENMLTSTLNKLFALVESYPDLKANQNMMQLSEELTSTENKISFARQAFNDAVMRFNTAIEVFPAVMIASAFNFMPATLLEIEKTEERQAPKVSFS, encoded by the coding sequence ATGGGAACAGCATCTATTATTTTGCTTATCATTGTGTCAGTCGTCGTACTTCTTGTAATTTATTGTATCGGCCTTTATAACAATCTGATCAAGTTAAGAAACATCTTTAAGAACGCCTTTGCGCAGATCGATGTTCAGCTTAAAAGGCGCTATGACCTGATACCGAATCTTGTAGAGACTGCCAAAGGATATCTGAAACATGAAAGAGAGACCCTCGAAGCTGTCATAGCCGCAAGAAACCAGGCAGCCTCTGCGTCACAAAAAGCCTCTGCTGATCCTGCTGACCCGAATGCCATAGCCGGACTGATGGGAGCTGAAAATATGCTGACCAGCACCCTGAACAAGCTCTTTGCGCTGGTTGAATCGTATCCTGACCTAAAGGCAAACCAGAACATGATGCAGTTGAGCGAAGAACTCACATCTACCGAGAACAAGATCTCATTTGCGCGTCAGGCCTTTAATGATGCAGTGATGCGGTTCAATACCGCCATAGAGGTCTTCCCTGCCGTGATGATTGCAAGTGCTTTCAACTTCATGCCCGCAACACTTCTTGAGATAGAGAAAACTGAGGAACGCCAGGCGCCAAAGGTCTCCTTCAGCTAA
- a CDS encoding M48 family metallopeptidase yields the protein MKDFFYRQDEARKKTAKLIILFAASILFTVFFVYIAITAVHQFTYYLKHYKNMSDAPVFWSTIRFITVSIITTGIIIGGAIYKIKDLKSGGRKVAEMLGGRRIVHGSTDLMEKKLINVVEEMAIASGIPVPDIYIMDDEGGINAFASGFNTQDAVICVTKGSITLLSRDELQGVIAHEFSHIFNGDTLINIRLIGLLHGILSISSLGEYMLSRIGKGSGYHSYRGSQGGLAFYALGIALFIIGYIGFFVSKIIKSAVSREREYLADASAVQFTRNPEGLGGALKKIAGLRQGSRIYSRQASLASHMYFSDGLDQSFLALMATHPPIEERIQRIDPYFNGVLPDIKPVQIPRPEPVKKAEPLIAVRKDAVKEVTGAAAIAIISTMGAPMKEHADKVKDMLSGLPEPVKDAARDPLSACALIYLLLSDGQKGMSEKQLQALQASESEGLLNEVTRLSEYSSSITPGTRLPLVELALPALRNLSPEQYLVFKDNVSLLTTADQNISIFEFMLKHLIFRHLAAYFIRTKTMAAQIYSVRGVSAECSIVLSVLARSGHDDNQKAEAAFKKGIQTLIQPDVQLNFLPVEECTFTGLDNALNKLDTTSPLIKKKLLVACIECMTFDKTIKVEESELFRAVADALGCPVPPWLLFQKRYSNS from the coding sequence ATGAAGGATTTTTTCTACAGACAGGATGAGGCAAGAAAGAAGACTGCCAAGCTGATCATTCTCTTTGCGGCATCTATCCTCTTTACCGTCTTCTTCGTTTATATCGCCATAACAGCAGTCCATCAGTTCACATACTATCTTAAACATTATAAGAACATGAGTGATGCCCCGGTATTCTGGAGCACCATCAGGTTTATCACGGTCTCTATAATCACTACAGGCATAATTATCGGCGGGGCTATCTATAAGATAAAGGACCTGAAGAGCGGAGGCCGGAAGGTTGCCGAGATGCTTGGCGGCAGGCGTATAGTACACGGGTCAACAGACCTTATGGAAAAGAAGCTTATAAATGTCGTTGAGGAGATGGCAATAGCATCCGGCATCCCAGTGCCTGATATATATATTATGGATGACGAGGGAGGCATTAACGCCTTTGCATCAGGCTTCAATACTCAAGACGCTGTGATCTGTGTAACAAAAGGCAGCATCACCCTTCTGAGCCGCGACGAGCTTCAGGGAGTAATAGCCCACGAGTTCAGCCATATCTTCAATGGCGACACGCTGATCAATATCCGTTTGATCGGTTTACTGCACGGCATACTTTCCATCAGCTCACTCGGCGAATATATGCTTTCCAGAATCGGCAAAGGCAGCGGGTATCATTCTTATAGAGGCTCTCAGGGAGGCCTGGCCTTCTACGCGCTCGGCATAGCGCTATTTATAATAGGATACATAGGATTTTTTGTAAGCAAGATTATAAAGAGCGCTGTCTCCAGAGAGCGCGAGTATCTGGCAGACGCCTCTGCCGTTCAGTTCACCCGAAACCCGGAAGGCCTAGGCGGCGCGCTCAAAAAGATAGCCGGGCTCCGCCAAGGCTCAAGGATATATAGCCGCCAGGCATCACTTGCAAGCCATATGTACTTCAGTGACGGCCTTGACCAGAGTTTTTTAGCTCTTATGGCCACTCATCCTCCCATTGAAGAACGCATCCAGCGGATAGACCCGTATTTCAACGGAGTGCTGCCTGATATCAAACCTGTTCAAATCCCCAGGCCTGAACCTGTCAAAAAAGCCGAGCCTTTAATAGCGGTTCGGAAAGATGCGGTAAAAGAGGTTACCGGAGCTGCCGCCATTGCGATAATCTCAACTATGGGCGCCCCTATGAAGGAGCATGCTGATAAAGTAAAAGATATGCTCTCCGGCCTGCCTGAACCTGTAAAGGATGCGGCGCGTGACCCTCTCAGTGCGTGTGCCCTCATCTACCTTCTTCTTTCAGATGGGCAAAAAGGGATGAGTGAAAAACAGCTGCAGGCATTGCAAGCCTCAGAGTCAGAAGGCCTTCTGAATGAGGTAACAAGGCTGTCTGAATATTCCTCATCAATCACACCCGGAACCCGCCTGCCGCTTGTTGAGCTCGCGCTTCCAGCTTTAAGGAATCTTTCACCTGAACAATATCTTGTGTTTAAAGATAATGTCAGCCTCCTCACTACCGCTGACCAGAACATCAGTATTTTTGAGTTTATGCTAAAGCATCTTATTTTCCGTCACCTTGCTGCCTACTTTATAAGGACTAAGACAATGGCAGCACAGATTTATTCGGTCCGGGGCGTTTCAGCTGAATGCTCAATCGTTCTTTCCGTCTTGGCACGTTCAGGACATGATGACAACCAAAAAGCAGAAGCCGCCTTTAAAAAAGGCATTCAGACGCTTATACAGCCGGACGTTCAACTGAACTTTCTGCCAGTTGAAGAGTGTACATTCACCGGCCTTGATAATGCGCTCAACAAACTGGACACTACCAGTCCCCTGATAAAGAAGAAGCTGCTGGTCGCCTGCATTGAATGCATGACCTTTGATAAAACCATAAAGGTTGAAGAGTCTGAACTCTTCCGTGCAGTTGCTGATGCCCTTGGATGCCCGGTGCCGCCATGGTTATTGTTTCAGAAACGATATTCAAACTCATAA
- a CDS encoding AbrB/MazE/SpoVT family DNA-binding domain-containing protein, giving the protein MQSVTVSPKYQVVIPKTVREALNLRPGQKMQIVEYAGRIELIPERDIKELRGFLKGINTEFKREKDRV; this is encoded by the coding sequence ATGCAATCAGTAACCGTATCACCAAAATATCAGGTCGTTATCCCAAAAACAGTACGGGAAGCATTGAATCTTCGTCCGGGCCAAAAAATGCAGATTGTCGAATATGCCGGGCGCATTGAACTTATACCGGAACGCGATATCAAAGAACTCCGTGGATTCCTTAAGGGCATCAATACGGAATTCAAACGGGAGAAGGACAGAGTATGA
- a CDS encoding type II toxin-antitoxin system VapC family toxin: protein MNIVDSSGWLAYFADEPNAKHFLAPLSNSALLVVPTVTIYEVFKVILRESGENEALQAVVAMQKGTVVDLNAPLAIAASKLSLEHNLPMADSIILATAQAFKAILWTQDSDFKKISNVKYFPKK from the coding sequence ATGAATATCGTAGATTCTTCCGGCTGGCTTGCGTATTTCGCGGACGAGCCTAATGCCAAGCATTTCCTTGCCCCGCTGAGTAATTCGGCTTTGCTTGTTGTGCCAACGGTAACGATATACGAGGTATTCAAGGTCATTCTTCGTGAGTCCGGCGAGAATGAAGCACTGCAGGCGGTGGTTGCTATGCAAAAAGGAACGGTTGTGGATCTGAATGCGCCATTGGCAATCGCCGCTTCAAAGCTGAGTTTGGAGCATAATCTTCCAATGGCAGACAGCATTATTCTCGCAACAGCGCAGGCATTCAAAGCCATCCTCTGGACTCAGGACTCAGATTTTAAAAAGATAAGCAATGTGAAGTATTTCCCCAAGAAATAA
- a CDS encoding DUF1016 domain-containing protein: MTGYAELLSALKERIRSAQFKAALSVNRELVLLYWQIGQEILTRQAKENWGAKVIDRLAADLKREFFDMSGFSPRNLKYMRAFAALYKDKAFVQEVLAQITWYHNITLLDKVKNSSEREWYIRKTIENGWSRNVLVLQIENDLYHRQINFYLSALDDIVKAPEDNPSIGIILCATKDRVLAEYALRDIKKPIGVAEWKTKLTRSLPKKLKGNLPTIEEIEAELEN; encoded by the coding sequence ATGACCGGGTATGCGGAACTGTTGAGCGCTTTGAAAGAACGGATACGTTCTGCTCAGTTTAAAGCGGCGCTGTCGGTAAACCGGGAACTGGTGTTGCTTTACTGGCAGATCGGACAAGAAATTCTTACAAGGCAGGCAAAGGAAAACTGGGGTGCAAAGGTTATTGATCGCCTTGCTGCCGACCTCAAACGTGAATTTTTCGATATGTCTGGCTTTTCTCCGCGCAATCTAAAGTATATGCGTGCTTTTGCAGCTTTATACAAGGATAAGGCATTTGTGCAAGAGGTGCTTGCACAAATTACCTGGTACCACAATATTACCCTGCTGGACAAGGTTAAAAACTCTTCTGAAAGAGAATGGTATATTCGGAAAACCATAGAGAACGGTTGGTCACGGAATGTTCTTGTCCTGCAAATAGAAAACGATCTTTATCACCGGCAGATCAACTTCTATCTGTCGGCTCTCGATGATATTGTGAAAGCCCCTGAAGACAATCCTTCAATCGGGATTATTCTATGCGCTACAAAAGACAGGGTTCTTGCCGAATATGCTTTGCGTGATATTAAAAAACCTATTGGCGTAGCTGAGTGGAAGACAAAATTAACCCGTTCTTTACCGAAGAAGCTGAAAGGCAATTTGCCTACGATTGAGGAAATTGAGGCAGAGTTGGAGAATTAA
- a CDS encoding DNA internalization-related competence protein ComEC/Rec2: protein MISSATAFILGIAYFHFLPFFPFTINSLIIITGCCLYLRCNNKKAILLAALFFLSGIFYSLLRYDPIPEIKFSQDNVSVSGTIVDLPEVSDNNLRITLDDVSINGKTIMGKVRLYIIKAIINKAPSPLPSPSRGEGALYLFTGDVVKAFTKPKEPPVFHNPGVYSYNSRKDGILGTGYTKEIKLVRRGKGFLSWIGRMRQRLGGIINASLSHDNASFNNAIITGLKRGMGQDVLDHFSSTGLTHLLSISGTHFGLLAFLIFQFVKRSAGFLPDKAFKAMTIYITPTQAAVIVTMPLLVFYMLLAGAGAPAVRSFIMAFIYMLALLIGRRGQWLNSLSIAAFIILLWQPDELFGLSFQLSFIAVLSLGLIMENNEETEQATDSQKTEKKERVFLYVDKFAKSLKSSILITIAAVMGTAPLIALYFKQFPLVSPLTNLIITPIVCFIILPLGFLTGFASLLFDLQTLPLSWLLNTATGFTLYLTEIFSNIPYANIHVPNPSFLMIMFYYLSCVFLLKSSVRWRYFPLVIVVTFYLLNPLLSEARFRITFLDVGQGDSSLIELPDGKVMLIDGGPTAPDSGRMVVAPYLWSKGIRKIDYLVISHTHPDHYGGISCLLNNFDAGEVWTSGRGSDVITGLIDNAKDKKIIVKTLKRGQLLEGKGYKIYVLHPYAGFYTGSPRGQFSDENSGSLVLKIESDSGAVLFTGDIEEEAENNIAHLGAWLKSDIIKVPHHGGRTSSSIGLLNAVKPELAVASVGRNNSFHHPHEETVRRYIESGTRLLRTDRDGAVIVTFNEEGYEATTYSDSEFKEAGSWEDEVRNLMLLL from the coding sequence TTGATATCTTCAGCAACAGCCTTTATCTTAGGCATTGCCTATTTTCATTTCCTCCCGTTCTTCCCTTTCACAATTAATTCTTTAATTATAATAACTGGCTGTTGTCTCTATCTCAGATGTAATAATAAGAAGGCCATATTACTCGCCGCTTTATTTTTTCTTTCCGGTATCTTCTATTCATTACTGCGTTATGACCCGATACCTGAGATAAAGTTCTCTCAGGATAATGTATCTGTCAGCGGCACGATAGTTGATCTTCCCGAAGTATCTGATAATAATCTCCGCATCACCTTAGATGATGTCTCGATCAACGGAAAAACCATAATGGGAAAAGTCAGGCTTTATATTATTAAGGCAATCATAAATAAAGCCCCCTCACCCTTGCCCTCTCCCTCCAGGGGCGAGGGTGCTTTATATCTCTTCACCGGCGATGTGGTAAAGGCTTTTACGAAACCCAAAGAACCCCCTGTATTCCACAACCCCGGTGTATATTCATATAACTCAAGGAAAGACGGTATATTAGGCACGGGCTATACCAAAGAAATTAAACTTGTCAGGAGAGGCAAAGGCTTTCTCTCATGGATAGGCAGAATGAGGCAGAGGCTCGGGGGCATTATCAATGCCAGCCTTTCGCATGATAACGCGTCATTTAACAATGCGATAATCACAGGGCTTAAGCGCGGGATGGGGCAGGATGTGCTCGACCACTTCAGCTCCACAGGGCTTACGCATCTCCTGAGCATATCAGGCACACACTTCGGCCTTCTCGCCTTTCTCATATTTCAGTTTGTGAAGAGGTCAGCGGGATTTTTGCCTGATAAAGCCTTTAAGGCGATGACCATATATATTACGCCGACTCAGGCGGCTGTTATAGTGACGATGCCTCTGCTCGTATTCTATATGCTGCTGGCAGGCGCAGGCGCTCCTGCTGTCCGTTCCTTTATCATGGCATTCATATATATGCTCGCGCTTTTGATCGGCAGGCGCGGGCAGTGGCTAAACTCGCTCTCTATCGCCGCGTTCATTATACTTCTTTGGCAACCTGATGAACTCTTTGGCCTTTCATTCCAGCTCTCATTCATCGCTGTGCTTTCGTTAGGGCTCATCATGGAAAACAATGAAGAGACAGAGCAGGCAACAGATAGTCAGAAAACAGAGAAGAAAGAGAGAGTATTTCTCTACGTTGATAAATTTGCGAAGAGCCTGAAGTCGTCAATCTTAATAACCATCGCCGCTGTCATGGGGACAGCGCCTCTCATCGCGTTATATTTTAAACAGTTCCCTCTGGTATCACCATTGACAAACCTGATCATTACGCCTATCGTCTGCTTCATAATACTGCCGCTTGGATTTCTAACGGGTTTTGCATCTCTCCTGTTTGATCTTCAAACATTGCCGCTGAGTTGGCTATTAAATACTGCAACCGGCTTTACTCTCTATCTGACGGAGATCTTTTCAAATATTCCTTATGCGAATATTCACGTTCCGAATCCGTCGTTCCTGATGATAATGTTTTATTATCTTTCATGTGTATTTCTACTTAAAAGCAGTGTGAGGTGGAGATATTTCCCTCTCGTTATTGTTGTAACCTTTTACCTCTTAAATCCTCTTTTGTCTGAAGCCAGATTCAGGATAACATTCCTGGATGTAGGGCAGGGCGACTCTTCTCTTATCGAACTGCCGGATGGAAAAGTTATGCTTATTGACGGCGGGCCGACTGCTCCTGATTCCGGCCGAATGGTCGTTGCGCCTTATTTGTGGTCTAAAGGAATAAGGAAGATAGACTACCTTGTAATAAGCCACACTCATCCTGACCATTACGGCGGCATTTCTTGTTTGCTCAACAACTTTGATGCAGGCGAAGTCTGGACAAGCGGCAGGGGATCAGATGTGATAACGGGCCTGATAGATAATGCCAAAGATAAAAAGATAATTGTTAAGACATTGAAGAGAGGCCAGCTTCTCGAAGGAAAGGGGTATAAAATTTATGTGCTTCATCCGTATGCCGGTTTTTATACAGGCTCTCCAAGAGGGCAATTCTCAGATGAGAACAGCGGGTCGTTGGTGCTGAAGATAGAGTCTGACAGCGGGGCGGTACTATTTACAGGTGATATAGAGGAGGAAGCAGAAAATAATATCGCACATCTTGGCGCATGGCTCAAAAGTGATATCATCAAGGTCCCGCATCACGGAGGAAGGACATCAAGCTCAATCGGGCTTCTCAATGCTGTTAAGCCTGAGCTTGCAGTTGCAAGCGTCGGCAGAAACAACTCTTTCCATCATCCTCATGAAGAGACGGTCAGAAGATACATTGAATCAGGGACAAGGTTATTAAGGACTGACAGAGACGGTGCGGTAATTGTTACATTCAACGAAGAAGGATATGAGGCAACGACATATTCGGATAGTGAATTCAAAGAGGCTGGCAGTTGGGAAGATGAGGTGAGGAACCTGATGCTTCTGCTCTAA
- a CDS encoding phosphoglucosamine mutase — MKLFGTDGIRGKANHPPITGEIAFEVGRAAAYVLKKKHGRDMILIGKDTRLSGYMIESALTSGICSMGVDVILVGPMPTPGIAFVARSLRVDAGIVISASHNPYDDNGIKFFSSDGFKLPDSVEREIEEMVFSDELKKIRPEGDGIGKAHRVDDASGRYIEYVKASFPKGRTLEGMKVVVDCANGATYKITPHVLSELGAHVIAIHDRPDGLNINADCGSTYPDVIQKAVIEHKADIGISHDGDGDRVILCDEKGEIVDGDKILAICALDMKKEGTLKKNLVVATVMSNLGFELYLKRSGIDLIRTQVGDRYVVEEMIKGGYNLGGEQSGHIIFLDYNTTGDGAICALQVLAVMIKTGKSLSELASQVPIYPQVLINVTVPKAKKIEKFPNVLKAVEAAEKKLKGGRILVRPSGTGPKIRVMVEGDDMKKIRTIAEEVAEVIKTEMG; from the coding sequence ATGAAGCTTTTCGGAACTGACGGCATAAGGGGCAAGGCAAATCATCCTCCTATCACCGGCGAGATAGCGTTTGAGGTCGGCCGCGCCGCTGCGTATGTCCTTAAGAAGAAGCACGGCCGCGACATGATACTCATAGGCAAGGACACCAGGCTTTCAGGCTATATGATCGAGAGCGCGCTTACATCAGGCATATGTTCGATGGGAGTGGATGTTATCCTGGTCGGCCCGATGCCCACGCCCGGCATAGCCTTTGTAGCAAGAAGCCTCAGGGTGGACGCGGGTATAGTCATATCAGCTTCACACAATCCCTATGATGATAACGGGATAAAGTTCTTCTCATCAGACGGCTTCAAGCTCCCTGACAGCGTTGAAAGAGAGATAGAGGAGATGGTCTTCTCAGACGAGCTTAAGAAGATCAGGCCTGAGGGAGACGGGATAGGCAAGGCGCACAGGGTGGATGACGCGTCAGGAAGGTATATTGAATATGTGAAGGCATCTTTTCCCAAGGGCAGGACGCTCGAGGGCATGAAGGTAGTCGTCGACTGCGCCAATGGAGCAACCTACAAGATAACCCCGCATGTGCTGAGCGAACTCGGAGCGCATGTAATAGCGATCCATGACAGGCCGGACGGCCTTAATATAAATGCGGACTGCGGCTCTACATATCCTGACGTGATACAGAAGGCGGTCATTGAGCACAAAGCTGATATAGGCATCTCACACGACGGCGACGGCGACAGGGTCATTCTCTGCGATGAAAAGGGAGAGATAGTTGACGGCGACAAGATATTGGCGATCTGCGCCCTTGATATGAAGAAAGAAGGGACGCTTAAGAAGAACCTCGTTGTTGCCACGGTCATGAGCAATTTAGGTTTTGAGCTTTACCTGAAAAGATCAGGCATCGACCTGATAAGGACGCAGGTAGGCGACAGGTATGTTGTTGAAGAGATGATAAAGGGCGGTTATAACCTCGGCGGAGAACAGTCCGGGCACATAATATTTCTCGACTACAACACGACCGGTGACGGCGCTATATGCGCCCTTCAGGTGCTTGCCGTTATGATAAAGACCGGCAAGTCTCTTTCAGAACTTGCGTCACAAGTGCCGATTTATCCTCAGGTGCTTATAAATGTCACTGTGCCGAAGGCAAAGAAGATAGAGAAGTTCCCTAATGTGCTTAAGGCTGTTGAAGCGGCTGAGAAGAAGCTCAAGGGCGGCAGAATTCTGGTAAGGCCTTCTGGAACCGGCCCCAAGATCAGGGTGATGGTTGAGGGCGATGATATGAAGAAGATCCGTACAATAGCAGAGGAGGTTGCAGAGGTCATAAAGACTGAGATGGGTTGA